In Gemmatimonadota bacterium, the genomic window GACCGCGCCATGACCGAGTCGCCCACACCCCGCCTCACGCCCTCTGCCGTGGACGACGACACGCCCGTCGCAGGTCCGTCCGGGGGCTTGGGCCGCCGCGCCTTCGTGACCAGGGCCGCCGCGGGTCTGGCCGCCGCCAGCGCGGCGGCGTGCGGAGGGAACGAATCCGGCGAGGTCGAGGGTGCGCCGGCCGTGCAGACCGGTCAGCGCGTGCAGTGGCGGATGGTCTCCAGCTATCCGCGCACACTCGACACCCTCTGGGGATCGGCGGAGTCCTTTGCCCGCCATCTCTCCGAGCTGACTGGAGGTCGCTTCACCCTGCGCCCCTACCCCTCCGGCGAGCTCGTGCCCGGGTTGGAGGTGATGGACGCCGTACAACAGGGATCGGTGCAGTGCGGGCAGACGCCCAGCTACTACTACACGGGCAAGAACCCGGCGCTGGCGTTCGACACGTGTGTGCCGTTCGGGTTCACGGCCCGCCAGCAGAGCGCCTGGCTGATGGAGGGAGGTGGCCTCGAGCTCATACAGCGCATCTACGGCGATTTCAACATCATCAACTTCTCGATGGGCAACACCGGCGCGCAGATGGGAGGTTGGTTCCGCCGCGAAATCAGCACCGCCGCGGACCTGCGTGGCCTCAAGATGCGCATTCCGGGCCTCGGTGGGCTGGTGATGGACCGCATCGGTGTCGGTGTCCAGAACATCGCGGCGGGAGAGCTGTTCGCGGCGTTGGAACGGGGTGCCATCGACGCAGCCGAGTGGGTGGGCCCGGCGGACGACGAGCGCCTGGGCCTGCAGGACGCCGCCACCTACTACTACTACCCGGGCTGGTGGGAGCCGGGCCCGGAGGTGAGTTGTGTCATCAACCGGCAGGCTTGGGATGCGCTGCCCTCTGACTACCAGGCCGCGTTGCAGGTGGCCTGCAAAGCCGTGCGCCAGGAGTTGCAGGCGGCCTACGACGCTCGCAATCCCGCGGCACTGACGCGACTGGTGCAGGGCGGCGTCCAGCTCCGCCAGTTCTCGCCTGAGATCATGAATGTGGCCCAGGCCGCGACCGAAGAGATGCTGGAGGAGAGCGCGGCAGCAGACGCCACCTATCGCGAGGTCTACGAGCAATGGAAGCGCTTCCGCGACGCGTCGTTCGCCTGGTTCGGCACCACGGAGCTGGCCTACGCCGAGTTCGCGTTCCGACAACGGTAGGATGAGCCGCGGCGAGCCACGCCGCGGAGTCTCGCCCCAGCGGGTCTTCGGTGGACTCGCGCTCACGGTGCTCGGCCTGAGCGCCACGCTGGTCGTCGCCGGCGACGCGTCGTTCTCGCGTTTCTTCGGCGACGTGCCTCCCCTGCTCGTTGTCGTCGTCTGTGTCGGAGGCGCGCTTTTGGCGCTCCGGTACCTCGAACTGGCGGGATGGCTCAGGCTGTACCGCCACAGCGCCCATCCGCGGCGGTGGCCTCTCGTTCTGGGGCTCGCGAGCACCATGACCGCGGTGGCGATCGTCCTCGACCTGGTGGGACGGTTCCCCGAGGATACCAATGTGCCGGTACCAGTGGCACTGGCGTTCTACCCGGCCATCGCCTTCGTGGTGGAGGCGCTGTTCCACGTGCTGCCCCTGGCCGTGCTGCTGGGGGCGCTCGCCCCCCTGCGCGGGCGAGTCACCCGCTCCACTCTGCTGGGCGTGTCCTTGGGAATCACCGCCACCTTGGAGCCGCTCTACCAGGTGCGGCTGGCCGCCGCGGGCAGTGCGCCGTCCCTGTTCGAGTGGACCACGGGTCTCCACATCCTGGCGTTCAACCTGATCCAGATGGAGTTGTTCCGTCGCTACGACTTCGTCACGGTGTACGCCTTCCGAGTCATGTACTACGGACTCTGGCACATCGGTTGGGGCGTGCTGCGACTGCACCTGTTGTTCTGAGGCGCGGCCTCACGAAGCGGTCCGGAAAGCCTGCGGCAGCGGTACGCGGACCACATACTGGACATCGAGTGAGTCGGTGACGACCGAGTAGAGGTGCCCGCTCCGCACGCGGATCGGTACGTAGGCAAACTGGCCCACGTCGAGCTCCACCGATCCTACCAGCCGTCCATCGCGCTCGAACACGTCATAGTGATGCGCCGTCTCGGAGTTCATGACACGATCCACCCAGACCCGCCCACGATCGTCCACGCCAAGGCCCAGGATCCAGGGCCTGAGCTCGGGGATGAAGTCGGCGACCTGCTCCGCCTCCCTGCGGCTTTCGGGTCGTCTGCCTGCCACGCCCTCCACGAACCGCTCTCGATCCACCGCGGTCGTCCGTAGCTGCGTAGCTCCGACCTCGACCACGAGCGTGGTGTCTCCAGATTCGCTCAAGCGGACGAGTCGGTACGCCAGATCGTCGGAACGCCAGAAACCTCCCCCTGGATCGACCACCACAGCGGCCAAGGGGTCGTGGGGGATCGGCCAGTAGGCGGCGCCCCGCCCACGCGAAATCACGTAGGTCCGAACCACCATCGGCCCCAGGTCCACGGAGTCTGTAGCCTCGCTCGGCGGATCGTACCACTTGAGAAAGCGACGGTAGGTGGTGGTCTGTAACCCCTCTGGCGGCGGAAACACGGGCTCGACGTCCGAGTGAGACGCCGGCTTCCAATGACGGCCTCGTTCGTCCACCGTGCCCGTCCATGCGTAGCCGTACGAACGCACAACCATCGGGACGCGTCGGCGCTCCTGGCCGTCCGTGCTGAGCGCCAACATCATCCACTTGCCATGGTCCTGTACCCAGAGAAGGCTGTCTCCCATCAGGATCATGCCGTTGGCCGCGGTGAGTTCACCCGGTCCTTCGCCCGGGGACGCGATCGTGCGAAGGTAGACACCCGAGGGATCGAATACGCGGATCTCGGACGCCTGACCATCCAGGATGTAGATGTTCCCCAAGCGGTCGGCCTCGATCCCTTTCACGGCGCCAAACACGGTGGCCTGCCCGCCCTCGATCGAGCCGATCTTCAGGTCCGGTGTCAGGGAGGTGGCGGTGTCGAGCCGTTCGTAACGTAGTCGAGGGATCCCGCCCGGAAGCGTATCACGCGTCATCCCCGCACTCTGGTCCTCGCGAGAGTGCGTCGAGCAGCTGGCGAGTGAGCCTCCGACGAACAGGCACAGGGCAAGCCATCTCATGGACGTCCCCCATCTGCGGGTGAGCTGCGCACCCCCCACGGTACCACCAGCTCCAGGGGGAAGGCCAGCCGGGAACGCTTGTGTGGGCCGTCGCCTGGGCTCATAGTGCGTCGGCTCCAGCGACCATCGGGGCCCTGAACCCTGCGACGACCATGGCGCCCGACCCGTCCCCTCTCGATCCGCTCTATGACGCGCTGGCCTCCGGCCGTAAGCCGCGCGGACTCTGCCTGATCGACTGGGGAACCGATCTGCTGGTCGCCGGATACGACACGCCCCATCTGCGTCGGCTCGCCGGTCTGTCCCTCGCGGATGACACGGAAGACGTCGAGGCTTGTTTCGACCTCGTCCTGAAGGAGCTGGCCCTTTCCGCACCCGACGCGGTCGACGATGCGTTGGCGCTCGCCCGGGCCGTGGCCCGCGCGCTCCTGACCGGAGCGGTATCACCGACCGTGGCGGTCTCTCGCATCCATGAAGTGGCTGTGAGCCCTCTCGATCACCCAAGGTCGCTGCAGCCGTGGTGTGACCTGGATGGTGGTTTCGTCGCGGACGCGAACGGGCGCGTCACCTGCCTCACCGGGGCGGACCTGGAGGAGGCGATCCGCGCGCAGGCGCGCGCGTTTCTCGACGAGGACCCGCATGCACTCAGCAAGCGGATCCGCGACCAACGACAAGCCGACGCTCCCTGAGCCACCTCCCCCCCACCTGGCGGAGGGGCCCCCAGGCCTGGCCGAACAGACCCTCGCAGCCTAGCGTCCGGTCTGACTACGCCCTTCCCCTACGACCGAACCCATGACCGAACCCCGGCTGACGTCCAAGGAACGCGCACAACTGCGGTCTCAGGCCCACGGGCTGGAGCCCGTCCAGCACGTAGGCGCTGGCGGCTTGACTCCGGCCGTGTTGAAGAGCCTGCGCGAGGCGTTCAACACCCGCGAGCTGCTCAAGGTGAAGGTGTTGGAGACCGCGCCGGACAGCGCCTACGACACCGGAGACCAGATCGCGGAGCGGATCGAGGGCGCCGAGGTTGTGCAGACGATCGGCCGCGTGGTGGTGCTATACCGCCCCCTGCCAGAAGAGGACGACACCAGCCGGCGCAGCTCCTGATGGCAGGGCGTCGGGCCGCACGGCGTTCCTCGGCCCACAGTCGCTCGCGAATGTTGGTCGCCGGCGCGGTCTTCGCGCTATCGGTCCTGCAGGTCGCGTGCGAGCCACCGGGAAGCGTCCATTCGATCATCCCCAACCCCCTATCGGTCGAGCGTGCGGGGGGAGAGCCCGTCCAGGTGTCCGACAGCACCTGGATTGTGATCGACGCCGGCGATGCCCAGGTGCGCCGCATCGGCGAGCTCCTGTCGGCACTGATCGGGAACACCATCGAGACGCAGCCACCCGTGGTGGACGCACCCGCGGACGGGGCCACCCCGCGGATCCGCCTGACGTTGCAGGGTGCTCCCGATTCGCTGGGGAGCGAAGGCTACGCGTTGAACGTCACGCCAGATGAGATCGTCATCCAGGGTGGAGGCGTCGCGGGGCTGTTCTACGGTGTACAGACCCTTCGACACCTCCTGCCGCCGCTGGTCGAGTACAGCGCCGCCCATGTGCGACCTCTGCCCGTGCCCGCCCTGCGCGTCGTGGATCGGCCGCGCTACGCCTGGCGCGGAGCGATGCTCGACGTCTCACGGCATTTCCTGCCGCCCGAGGATGTAGAGCGCTTCATCGATTGGATGGCGCTCTACAAGCTCAACCGCCTGCACCTGCACCTGGCGGACGACCAGGGTTGGCGCATCGAGATACCGAGTTGGCCCGCGCTCACGGAGCAGGGCGCCAGTACGGAGGTCGGAGGTCGTGGAGGCGGTTTCTACACCACCGCGGAATACGCGGCTCTGGTGCGCTATGCGGATGAGCACTTCGTCACCATCGTGCCGGAGATCGACATGCCGGGGCACACCAACGCCGCGCTCGCTTCGGTCCCCGAGTTGAACTGCGACGGCGTGGCTCCACCGCTGTACACGGGCACAGAGGTGGGATTCAGCGCACTGTGCCCGTCCAAGGAAGTGACGTACCAGTTCCTGGACGACGTGATCGGTGAGATCAGCGCCCACACCACCGGTGCGTGGTTTCACGTGGGGGGCGACGAGGTCCGGACCATCAGCGACGACGAGTACGCTGGTTTCATCGAGCGCGTACAAGCGATCGTTGCGTCGCATGGCAAGCGACTCGTCGGCTGGGACGAGGTCGCTTCGGCACCCCTGCGGCCCGGATCCATCGTACAGGTGTGGCGCCCCCTTTGGAGGCGGGATGGCGAGGCGGCCGATGACACGGCCACCGCAGCGGCCGCCACACGCTTTCGTGAGGACCTGCTCCGCGCGGCCGCTTCTGGAAGCCAGGTCCTGCTCTCGCCCGCCGACCGGCTCTATCTGGACATGAAGTACGACGTCACGACCGTGCTGGGTCTGACGTGGGCAGGCGTCGTGGACGTCCGTCGTGCCTACGACTGGGAGGTCTCGGAGGTCTTCGCAGGGCTCCCCGCCGAGTCTGTCGTCGGGGTCGAGGCACCGCTCTGGTCGGAGACCTTGGGCACCCTCTCGGACTTCGAGTACATGGCGTTTCCCAAGCTGGCCGGCGTCGCCGAGCTGGGCTGGTCGGCCCCAGCGCGTCGCTCCTGGCACGAGTACCGGCTGCGACTGGGCGCCCAGGCTCCTCGCTGGACGGCTCTGGGTCTGAACTTCGCGCGCTCGCCGCTCGTCCCCTGGGCCCCTATTCTGTAGACGGTCGAGCTTCGACGTCCCTCACGCTTCGCAGCGCATCGATGACATCCCGGCCACCCCCGCCCGAGGAGGTCACGCGTCTCCTCGAGTCCGCTTCGTCCGGCGACGGCGAGGCGTTCGACCGCGTCTTTCGCGTGGTCTATGACGAGTTGAGGGGCCTGGCCCGGCTCGTTCGTCGGGGTCGAGCCTCAGAGACGCTGAACACCACTGCCCTGGTGCACGAGGCGTATCTCCGTCTGCTGCCGTCGCAGGGGTTGGCCTGGCAGGGGCGCTCCCACTTCATGGGCGTCGCCGCTCGCGCCATGCGGCAGGTGCTGGTGCGGGCAGCCGAGCGCCGCAGCACCCTCAAGCGCGGCGGAGGCAAGGTGGATCTTCCCCTCGAAGAAGCCGTGGCAGGTGCGCTCGGCACGGATGCGGTCAGCGTGGAACCCGAGCGGATCCTGGCGCTGGACGCGGCGTTGATGAAGCTGGAGGCGATGAGCCCGCGTCAGGCGCGCGTCGTCGAATGCCGGTTCTTTGCGGGCATGTCCGTCGAGGAAACGGCGCAAGCGCTCGCGATCTCGGAGCCGACCGTCAAGCGCGACTGGAGCGCGGCACGTGCTTGGCTGGCTCGCGAGATGGCCCAGGCCTGATCTCCTCGAAGCGCAGATCCGCTAGAGACCAGGGAGCGCTCAACCACCCTCCACGGAGGCGCCGAGGCCGATGGAGCCCGACCGCTGGCAACAGATCCAGGACGTGTATCTGGATGCTCTGGAGCAGCCACCAGAAGCCCGGACTGCGTTCCTCGAGCGCGTGGCCGGTGCGGACTCGGAGCTCCGCGCCGAGGTGCAGAGCCTGCTCGCCGCCGACACGGCGGGCGACCCGGTGTTGGATGCGACCTTCGACGATCTGCTGGACCTCTTGGATGAGGAAGCACCTGGCGAACCCGTCCCCGAGCGGGCCGGCCCCTATCGTGTGCTGGAAGAGATCGGACGGGGCGGCATGGGAACGGTGTACCGAGCCGAACGGGACGACGGCCAGTACACGCGCGAGGTGGCGCTCAAACTGGTGCTCGCCGCCGGAAGTCGAGCGGACATCGTCCGCCGCTTCGGACGAGAGCGGCAGATCCTGGCAGGCCTCGAGCACCCGCACATCGCGCGACTCTACGACGCCGGGGTCACGGAGGCGGGACTCCCCTTCCTGGCCATGGAGCTGGTACGAGGGGAGCCCATCCACACGTACTGCGACCGCCTGCGACTGTCCATTCCCGCCCGGCTGCGCCTGTTCGAGCAGGTGGTGGCGGCGGTCGAGTACGCGCACCGCAAGCTCGTGATCCACCGCGATCTCAAGCCCTCCAACGTGCTGGTCACCGACGAGCAAGAGGTCAAACTACTGGACTTCGGCATCGCGAAGCTGATGGAGTCCGAGGAGTCCACCGCGGACGACCCGCTCACGCGTCTCGATCAACGGCTGCTCACGCCCGAGTACGCGGCTCCGGAACAACTCCGCGGTGAGGCTCTCTCGACCGCCGCGGACGTGTATGCCCTAGGCGTCATGCTCCACCATCTGCTGGTGGGGACGCGGCCGTCGGGGTCCGGCCTGCCCACTCCCTCGACTGCGGCGACCACCGTCGAAGTGGCGGGGCTGCGCGACAGTGACCCACCGCGCCTCCGCCGTCAACTGAAGGGCGATCTCGACACGATCGTCCTGAAAGCGCTCCGCCCGGAGGCAGAGCAGAGGTATCCCACCGCCGCTGCCCTTCTGGAGGATCTCACGCGCTTCCGGACCGGGCAGCCCATCACCGCGCGCGCCCCCTCCTTCGCCTATCGCGCACGAAAGTTCGTGGGCCGGAACCGCATCGCGGTCGTCGCCGGTACGGCGGCCGTGATGGGGCTGGTGGGCGGCCTTGGCGTCGCCCTGCACCAAGCGCAGGTGGCCCGTGCCGAGCGCGACCTGGCCGAGTCCGTGAGCGGGTTTCTGGTCAACCTGTTCAACGCGGCCAATCCCTTTCAGCGCTCCAGCGAGCGCCTGGATACGTTACGCATCCAGGCCTTTCTGGATCGCGCCGTGGATCGGCTGGACACGGATCTGGCCGACCAGCCGGAGCTCAAGGCACGCATGCAGAACGTGCTCGGTGCGGTGCACGAGGGTCTGGGCCTGTACGATCCCGCACTCGCACTCATGAACGCCTCCGTCGCGGGATACCGCGTCACCAAGGGCGAGCAGAGCCCGGAGGTGACCAAAGCACTCGGAGACCTGGCACGCGTCCTCCAGATGTCGGGCGACGCCGCCGCGGCAGAAGAGACGTACCGTCTAGCCATCCCCCGGATGGTGGCCCTTCATGGAGAGCGCTCGGCAGAGGTGGCGCAGTTGCGCGTGCAGCTGGCGGCCGCGCTGGTCACGCAGGACCGGTTGCCGGAGGCCGAAACCATGCTCCAGGCCGCGATCGAGGTACGGCGCCACGTGCTGGAAGACTCGCTGAAGATCGCCGACGATCTCAATCTTCTCGGGGCTCTGCAGTACCGGCAGGGCAAAGTCGATCGGGCAGCCGAGACCATGCGTCAGTCACTCGAGATGAATCGAGCCGCCCTGGGGCCAGACCACCCCAATGTGGCTGTCATCTCGCAGAACCTGGCGTTGATCCTGAACCGGGCCGAACGATATGACGAGGCCGAGCCCTTGCTTCGCGAGGCGATCGAGGCGATGCGTCGGGCGCTGGGACCGGACTACCCGGAGATCGGCGGGACGATCAAGACCCTGGCGAGTGTTCTGGAGGCCAAGGGAAGGGCAGTGGAAGCTGATTCACTGTACCGCGAGGCCATCGACCACTCGCGGCGAGGGCGCGGAGCCGCGGACCCTAGCCTCGCGATCGCACTGCACGACTACGGCGCATTCCGGATGAAGCTGGGCGATCTGGCGGGCGCCGATTCGCTGATCGTGGAGGCGCGTGATCTGGAACTGAGTGCGAACGGCCCGGATCATCCTGGCACGGCCGTCACCACCGGCACCCTCGCCGACTTGCGCCGGCGCCAGGGCGATGCACTCCGAGCAGAGGCGCTCTACCGTGAGTCACTCCGCTCCCTGGAGGCGATCTTCCCGCCCACGCATCCCAGGGTGCTGAACGCGCGGCGCGGGCTTGCCCTGAGCCTGGCGGACCAGAGGCGTACCAGCGAGGCCGAGCCACTGCTACTCGACGTCTACGAGGCCGCGAAGAGTCTCGAGGACGGCGGGGTGGAAACCCGCGCGACCGCGCGGTCCCTCGCGCTCTTCTACGAGGGGTTGGGCAACCAGACCGAGGCTGCTCGCTGGCAAGCGCTGAGCGAAGCGCCTCCTGGTTGATCAGAGGGCTGGCGCGGCAGGCGGCGCGCCCCGGAGAGCTCAGAAAGGGAACGCTGGAATCACGTTCTGCCCCGAGCACATGCCGCTCTGCACCGGACCCACGGGAACCGCGCCGGGTGCGCCGCTGCGCGACGGCACAGGTCCGCTGCCCAACACGTTCAGTACCAATGCCTTGGTGGACCAGGCCAGGAAACGCGCGCCCAGTCCGCCCGCGAACAGCGTCAGCGGGCCCTCGGCTTCTTGCGTCTTGGAAACGGCGCCGAGGGCCTGCTGCAGGCGCACTTTCAACGGCTCCTGCTGCATCTCGATCGTCCCTGCCGAGATCAGTGCGCTCACGGGTGTGGGCACGTTGGCCGTCGGAGGTGCCTGGTCGCCCGGGTAGAGTGCGAAGTCCGGGTACCATGGCAGTCCAGGGATCGTGGTCTGCGATGCCCAGGCGTGCCACGCATTGCGAAAGGCTCCGTCCCAGGCTTGCGCCAACGTCGCGGGCGCGCCCGCAGCCTCCAGCCGTTGCCGTACGCGTCCTTGGAAGCCGGTCGAGCTCCGGAGTACTCCGGGGCCCGCCACGGCGATCGGGCCGTTGACGATGCAGGTGGGTACTTCGATGCGCGCGCCGCTGATCCAGTACTGAGCGTCTTCAACCGCTCCGCTCAAAGCCTCGGTGGCCAGGAGGACCCAGTTCAAGGGCGCCTCCCACTGGCTCACGGTGTACAGAGGCACGACGACGCCTTCCACACCATCGGACACGCGACGCAGGCTGAGCGCAGCCGTCACGGGAGACGAAGGCAGGCGCGCCCGAACGCGCGTGGAGGTCATCTCCAGGATCGGAAGTGGCTGCCCGGCGAGGAGCACCTGCACCTGCGGGATGTTGCTGCTCTCCAGCGTCACGATGGAGTCGGTGTAGGACTGCGACGCGGGCGTCACCGCTACGGCACCCATGGCCGTGGCGGCGCTGCCCCCGGGGTTTCCGCAAGGCGCCGGATATCCGTCCCGGTCGATGCAGGAGAGCTCCACCAGCCTCCCGGTTTCAGCCAGCACGTCCTGCACCTCACCGGCCGAGTAGCCGACGGCCTTGAAGGTCTGCACGGCGTCCGTCGGTTTCATTTCGAGGGAGCGCAGCGCAGCCACTGCCGTGGGGCGCTTGGCGAAGCCGCCGCGCACCATCGCGTGCACCGCCTGCTCGGGGGTTTGGCGGTACTCGCTCACGAGCGTGCGCGCGGCGGCGTCGGCGCTCAGCTTCTGCGCCAGGAGTTGGCGCACGATTTGTTCCATGTCTGGGCCGCGTTGTGCGACCAACGGCGCGGCTGCGGCCACCCATACCAGTCCGGCCAGGGCCAGGGCTCCACCGACGCGTTTCATGCTCCCTCCACATCGAGTTGTCGCCACGGGGTCTCCTGCACCACGTCGCCGTCCGCGTCCAGGGCCTGCACCCTCCACTCCAGCCGACCGCCCGCGTGCTCGGCCACCAGGAAGGGCGGTGCCGCGTACGACGCCACCCCGGCCTGCAGCACCGCCTTGAGCACGCCCTGCCCTCCGGCGTCCCGCACCTCCAAGCGGTACAGCACCGCAGCGGCGACCTGGCTCCAGCTGAAGACGAGCGGGCGCCCTTCGAGGTGCGCATCGGCCGCGGGATCCAGGAGACGCAGGCTGGTGCCGCCCACGGCTGCCGCACCGGCGTCGCCGACGAAGTAGCGAAGCACCGGCATCGGGAACCCGGCCACCGCGCCTGTCGCGAGAATCCCGGGTCCTGCTCCCACCGCAGCGAGATCGACGTCGCCTTCCTTGTCGTCGGATGCCTCGATGCGGAGCAGCACCTGGTAGAGCCCATCCACGTCCACGGGCAGCGTCGCGGGGTCGGGCCCGGGGAGCACGACCTCACCGGTAGGCGGCAAGAAGACGTTGAAGCGTTCGAGCTCCGTGAAGCGCCGCTGGGTGCCTCGCAACTCGGCAGGGAGCGTGCCCTCCGTGAGCAGGTCGTCCAGCGTGGGGGGCTCCTCTCCCGGGAGAACCACCTCCCAGCGACCCACCAGTCGGCCGGTGCCGTTGTAGGCGATGTGCGCCTCCAACGGCGGGGGCGGGTCGCCCGCTCGCACGGCCAGTACCGGATCGTCTCCGCCGAAGCGCACCTGAACGTCGAACAGCGCCAGTGGCGTGCGGGCCCCGCCGGCACTCATGCGGCAGGTCACCGTCACGTATTGGTCCGGTCCCAGACCGCTGGGATCCGCAAAGCGACGCACGTAGAAGA contains:
- a CDS encoding TRAP transporter substrate-binding protein; translated protein: MTESPTPRLTPSAVDDDTPVAGPSGGLGRRAFVTRAAAGLAAASAAACGGNESGEVEGAPAVQTGQRVQWRMVSSYPRTLDTLWGSAESFARHLSELTGGRFTLRPYPSGELVPGLEVMDAVQQGSVQCGQTPSYYYTGKNPALAFDTCVPFGFTARQQSAWLMEGGGLELIQRIYGDFNIINFSMGNTGAQMGGWFRREISTAADLRGLKMRIPGLGGLVMDRIGVGVQNIAAGELFAALERGAIDAAEWVGPADDERLGLQDAATYYYYPGWWEPGPEVSCVINRQAWDALPSDYQAALQVACKAVRQELQAAYDARNPAALTRLVQGGVQLRQFSPEIMNVAQAATEEMLEESAAADATYREVYEQWKRFRDASFAWFGTTELAYAEFAFRQR
- a CDS encoding 6-bladed beta-propeller, with translation MTRDTLPGGIPRLRYERLDTATSLTPDLKIGSIEGGQATVFGAVKGIEADRLGNIYILDGQASEIRVFDPSGVYLRTIASPGEGPGELTAANGMILMGDSLLWVQDHGKWMMLALSTDGQERRRVPMVVRSYGYAWTGTVDERGRHWKPASHSDVEPVFPPPEGLQTTTYRRFLKWYDPPSEATDSVDLGPMVVRTYVISRGRGAAYWPIPHDPLAAVVVDPGGGFWRSDDLAYRLVRLSESGDTTLVVEVGATQLRTTAVDRERFVEGVAGRRPESRREAEQVADFIPELRPWILGLGVDDRGRVWVDRVMNSETAHHYDVFERDGRLVGSVELDVGQFAYVPIRVRSGHLYSVVTDSLDVQYVVRVPLPQAFRTAS
- a CDS encoding YhbY family RNA-binding protein; the protein is MTEPRLTSKERAQLRSQAHGLEPVQHVGAGGLTPAVLKSLREAFNTRELLKVKVLETAPDSAYDTGDQIAERIEGAEVVQTIGRVVVLYRPLPEEDDTSRRSS
- a CDS encoding beta-N-acetylhexosaminidase, translated to MLVAGAVFALSVLQVACEPPGSVHSIIPNPLSVERAGGEPVQVSDSTWIVIDAGDAQVRRIGELLSALIGNTIETQPPVVDAPADGATPRIRLTLQGAPDSLGSEGYALNVTPDEIVIQGGGVAGLFYGVQTLRHLLPPLVEYSAAHVRPLPVPALRVVDRPRYAWRGAMLDVSRHFLPPEDVERFIDWMALYKLNRLHLHLADDQGWRIEIPSWPALTEQGASTEVGGRGGGFYTTAEYAALVRYADEHFVTIVPEIDMPGHTNAALASVPELNCDGVAPPLYTGTEVGFSALCPSKEVTYQFLDDVIGEISAHTTGAWFHVGGDEVRTISDDEYAGFIERVQAIVASHGKRLVGWDEVASAPLRPGSIVQVWRPLWRRDGEAADDTATAAAATRFREDLLRAAASGSQVLLSPADRLYLDMKYDVTTVLGLTWAGVVDVRRAYDWEVSEVFAGLPAESVVGVEAPLWSETLGTLSDFEYMAFPKLAGVAELGWSAPARRSWHEYRLRLGAQAPRWTALGLNFARSPLVPWAPIL
- a CDS encoding ECF-type sigma factor; the encoded protein is MTSRPPPPEEVTRLLESASSGDGEAFDRVFRVVYDELRGLARLVRRGRASETLNTTALVHEAYLRLLPSQGLAWQGRSHFMGVAARAMRQVLVRAAERRSTLKRGGGKVDLPLEEAVAGALGTDAVSVEPERILALDAALMKLEAMSPRQARVVECRFFAGMSVEETAQALAISEPTVKRDWSAARAWLAREMAQA
- a CDS encoding serine/threonine-protein kinase encodes the protein MEPDRWQQIQDVYLDALEQPPEARTAFLERVAGADSELRAEVQSLLAADTAGDPVLDATFDDLLDLLDEEAPGEPVPERAGPYRVLEEIGRGGMGTVYRAERDDGQYTREVALKLVLAAGSRADIVRRFGRERQILAGLEHPHIARLYDAGVTEAGLPFLAMELVRGEPIHTYCDRLRLSIPARLRLFEQVVAAVEYAHRKLVIHRDLKPSNVLVTDEQEVKLLDFGIAKLMESEESTADDPLTRLDQRLLTPEYAAPEQLRGEALSTAADVYALGVMLHHLLVGTRPSGSGLPTPSTAATTVEVAGLRDSDPPRLRRQLKGDLDTIVLKALRPEAEQRYPTAAALLEDLTRFRTGQPITARAPSFAYRARKFVGRNRIAVVAGTAAVMGLVGGLGVALHQAQVARAERDLAESVSGFLVNLFNAANPFQRSSERLDTLRIQAFLDRAVDRLDTDLADQPELKARMQNVLGAVHEGLGLYDPALALMNASVAGYRVTKGEQSPEVTKALGDLARVLQMSGDAAAAEETYRLAIPRMVALHGERSAEVAQLRVQLAAALVTQDRLPEAETMLQAAIEVRRHVLEDSLKIADDLNLLGALQYRQGKVDRAAETMRQSLEMNRAALGPDHPNVAVISQNLALILNRAERYDEAEPLLREAIEAMRRALGPDYPEIGGTIKTLASVLEAKGRAVEADSLYREAIDHSRRGRGAADPSLAIALHDYGAFRMKLGDLAGADSLIVEARDLELSANGPDHPGTAVTTGTLADLRRRQGDALRAEALYRESLRSLEAIFPPTHPRVLNARRGLALSLADQRRTSEAEPLLLDVYEAAKSLEDGGVETRATARSLALFYEGLGNQTEAARWQALSEAPPG